The genomic window CATGTTAATCTGACAACATACTGGCCAAATTCCAGGTGAGGAATCACTGCGTGATGTATGTAAATTCTGTTTATACCATAATGTGGGAGAAGATACTGCTTTACCCTGCCTACACATGCCAAGTGTGGGATTGTTATGCTTGCCTTAAAATCATCTGCCACTGGCTACCATTAATGAGGGAACGCTAAATGGAACTACAGCCTGAGCTAGTATGGTATTTCCCATGGTCTTATAGAAAGCTAACAGTGATTCATACCTTATGCATTCCTTCAACTGACTGCATACAACCTGATCTAGTTATACGtagtgccttttaaaaaacattggtACTCTTTGCTGACAGGCGGCTGATTAATTTGAGATTTGCAAGAACTTCCAATGCTCACCTATGAAGATGCTATATCAAATTGCTGGCTGCCTGTTTGGTAAATGAACCTCAGTCTGTTCTGCATTAATAGGGTCTATAAATGGCATTAAACTAAGAGTTACCAATTTTATGGAATTTTAAACTCTGAGCTTACAGATTCACTTTAACTGATGGGTTAGTTTAAATTCTTCACATTCTTTTAGCTTTTCATTTATAACTTGTGCCTGGCACGCACTTATTTCCTATATGAATTGCAGTTTTAATTAACTTACACTGTCAGCTCTTCAGGGAACCAACGTGTAAGTTTTTTTTGAACGGACCATGTAAAGAGCAAAAGAATGCATAAGAACTAGCAGTTGCTGAAAGAGGCATGAGAGAaataaaaggcacagaaaaatatCTTCCCAGGGAGGAAAATTAGGGAAGGAAGAGTGAGTTGAAAATAGCCagttctaaaaattatttttgtcaataaagaagaaatacaaagcaaacaacagggaaaaagaaaagtttcttaaAATATCTCTATGTATATATACTTGAGAATTTATGGAGAGTTTGATGGAGGGCAGGATCAAGGTTAAACATCATTATTCTACCTGCTTTTAataggaaaaacagagaaaaaagagatTAGAGTGTTAATAGACCAGTTACTCTAATTATCTAGTTAACAGTTATTCTAATATTTCCTGGAAAGATTTAGACAAACTATTAACTAATgaatttaaaagcacaaaatttatttaaaaacttctgaTTTGATGCAGATGGCTTTAAGAGATTATCTAAATGGTTTTTTAAATTACCTAATTGCCCCACTGGATTttagaaaaatcattaaataagATTATTTTGACAATAGGAATGCTTTTTATACCATAACATGtgatattttaataaatgaacTGGGCAATATGATCTAGATTTTGCAAGCTGGGAGGAAAAATTGCTAGAAACCTGTGTTCAGGAAGtaattaagaaatgtttttctgtcaAACTGAGAGAACATTTTGGCTAACTCCAGTAGGGCAGTTTCTGACTGAGCTCTGTCTAGTATTTGATAATTTGGCTATGTTTATAAAAACTGAGCTGAGAGATTTCAGGGACACTAATGTACAGGTAAGGATTAACTTGATAAATGTAAGAAATGGTCCAGAGTGGAGAAGaagaatttaatgaaaatatatataaagtaCTGTTGTttgtggggaggaaagggaatgGTATTCCTAGTAGGGATCATGGCAGTACTGCAGAAAAGTATGTGAGAAAATTACAGCAAGTCAAGAACAAGAGAGGAGTCAGTATTGTCACTTGCAACAGTGTCACACACTTGCTGTTTTTCAGGGCCACATGGAGTATATTGTGTGCAGTAAAATCACTGTCTAGAGTGCAAGTTCTTTATCCATTTATGCATACTCATTATTCATTTACTACCAGCTTATGATGAAGAAAGGCATAGCCACTGCTAGAAACTCCTGTGTTATCACAAGTTACCAAAAATGTCTTTGGACTTGTATGTCCCTGTGTATTCAGAGGCCAACGCGGCAGGCTCAGGATTAGCGGTGCAAtgtgaaacacagaaaacatGCTGGAGGGCTGCTCTACTGCTGGTGGAATTCCTGGCTGTTTTCTCATGCTGAGCATTATTGACATTGTAACCACTGTCTCCGTATGATGTTTAGCTGggatttttttactgtgttttaaattTCTATTTGATCTGCTCCCAACTGCAGAAATAATAACTAAATATTTTTGGAAGGTAGTTCCATTAGGTAGCATTTTAATTCCTTAAATTAttaatatgtatatatgcatgtgtatagcAAATTCTTTGATTTCATATGTGCAGGTGTGGCAACTATTCTGTATGAATGCCGGTTGGGCTGCCTGGAAAACAACGTCCCACAGCAGACTGTTGAATATATTGAGGCTCTGGAGTTGATGTTTAGTATGTTTAAGACCACTATGTATGCAGGTGCTATTCCCAAATGGCTTCGTCCACTTATTCCAAAACCCTGGAGAGAGTTCTGCAGATCCTGGGATGGACTCTTCAAATTTAGTAAGATTTAGTAGTAGAAAAGTTCAGCTGTATTTCTGCAGGTTCTGTGTGTGTTTGAACAGGActtgctgcatttcttttctaaaattataAAGAAGACATGGTGGCGGAAGTAAGTTTAATACTAAATGCAGACTGGCCAAGGGAACCGTTTTAAAAATACACTCTATTGAAAAAAGAATTTTACCTGTACACTTTAAATATTCCCCTATTTTATACTGCTGTTTCTTTATTTGTCTTCATCTGTTTCAGTACCCAGTCCTCACTCCAGGTCTAAGTTCTTTGCCAAGGCTTTATCTTAAGCCACTCAGATTTTAATGAGGGTAGTTTTGTTGACTTCAGCAAGTATTCTCAGTCAGGCACTCTGACAAATAATCACCACTAAAACTGACTAGAAGGGTAAAAAATTAGACTTTAGCAATTAATTAAACTCTTTCTGAAGTTTATATGTACACATACAAGCATATAAGTTGACATAGAAGTAGACTGCTGTACTACAGTatgtttttttgtaaataaagcaTTCCAGGCTACTTTATGAATCAGCTTTCATATAAGTAAGAAGAAAGAGTTGTCTTTGCaatatagatatttttttaactttctggaGTGTTAAAAACCCctagctctctttccctctctaaTGTTAGAAAGctgcatgcattttaaaatattttttattagcaCTATTGGTATAGGTGGGTCTGTGTATGTCTTCTTGAAGGTAGATTCTTTAGTTTCTTAACTTTTAGTATGTGTAAtaggtttaatttttaatatgtattgATCTGTACCTCTAGTAGGCATTAGGGAATCCATTTAATGCTGATACAGGTGTATTTTCTATGAAACACGTACTTTTTTGCACTGCCACTTCTAAGTTATTTCCCATGATAAAGTTCTCTTGTTAGCTTTTGTGGGTTAAAAACAACAGCAGACTTCAGCTTTATCCTAACAGCAGCTGAAAAACTGTTCTTGAGGAATTTGTTTGGTTTGAAACTTGTTGTCATGATGTTTCTTTGTTTAATCTTTTTgtgaaaaaggaattaaatgatGAAACTCACTGTATGTGATGTGTGTATTTGTGTAGGTTTCATAAAGGAATATGTTGATTCTAGTTCACTTTTTTGTAAGCTCATTCTGTGAGGCATTAATTTTCTgaggagttttcctttttttaaagccctTCTTTCACTGAAGATGCTGTTTGTAGTCACTAAATTATAAATGGGACTGTGGATGAAATTGCTCAAAATGTTATTCACTGaagtttttcaatttttgttaCTACTTGATGCTCTCCATCTTTGTTTTCAGTGTAATTCAGTACTGTGGCTTGACCTTCCAGTTGCTGCTAACATCTTGTAGCAGCCCGTGTGTGCTGAGTTGCAGCATGCTCTGCAGAGTTCACCACTTCTTGCAGAGTTGTCAGAAAACAAGCCCGGTGGCCGTAAAAAACTTGACCTTGAGCTTCCTTCACTCCATGTCAGAAACTGTAGTCTCTTGTGTCCTTTCTTCATGCTCAGCATTCTCATGCTGTGAGCTACCAAGGTTCCTGTCAGCTCAGTCTTTCCTTGCAATGAGTACCCAAGGACTTCCACCACCACTGTATTAACTTTTCCCTGAGAAAAtagattcaaattaaaaaatattttttttggggggggagggggggggggggagggcatgCTATGTAGTGTAGCATAAGGGAGAAATGCCATTACTGCATGGaaccagcagaaaaataaaaatggaggcTTAACAATTTTTTTGAATCCTAAAGGTCAAATCCATGTTGACAACAAATTGAAGGCTATCCAGTCTCAGCTGGACCAAGGAGAAGAAGTGAATGGTGGGCTACTTACATACCTTCTAGTGAGTAAGGAACTTACTTTGGAAGAGATCTATGCCAATATGACTGAAATGCTTCTGGCAGGAGTGGACACAGTAAGCTTGTTATCATTTTTCCTGTGCACACTTGTTTTCATAAACCAGTACCATTCACAGCTGTCTTCAGGGGGGTTCTATTGTTTATAAGGTTTATATTGTTTATATTGTttatattgttttttcttttactagtTTGAATATCAGGTTGGTATTTGTGCTTCTTTAGGTAGACCACAGTAGAAAAGGCTGCTGaaatataatgtgaaaaaaattgaTCAATAAACTCATATGTAGAATTTGGTAAAGGATTTTCATGTGTGGCTAGCTAAATCAACTGGGACACACATTATGGATCAGATACCTGGTTTCTGCTGAAGTCCATTAGGAGGGGCGTGTTAGGCCAGCACTAATGTGGGTGAGGTGTAAGTTCGCTATACCCATGCTTATGCTGGCAATATACAGTCAGTCTGAGGCAAAGAGCTGTGGTAATGGAGCTCAATATATATACAGTACGTTAACACCTAGTGAAGCGTTTTAAGTGGCCATCTCTAattgaattcagatttttttgatTTAAGAAAGTTTGTATggtttctaaagaaaacaaaaataaaaccccaagagTAATACTTTTGAGTTCCGAAATAAGGAGTACATGTAAAGCTTATTTATGTGCTGAAGATTATTCCATTGGTTAAATATCCTAAGGGCTTACGAGTTTGGAGAACTTTTTGATGTTTGTTTCTTAAGTAAAGCACAGTTATTCATCCCATTCATTTTCTAATCTTTCAGAccattaattttccatttttagcgTGTGACAAAGTTCTCATTAAAGTAAAAGCACAATGTTCAAATTCATGCCAGCAAgagtttctctttctgtttgaCTCAGCTTTCTCAGCTGGCAACAATCTTTTTGTGAGAGGACGGTACTTCTGATTTCCTCATTTCCAAGTACAAGACAGAAATTGAgggaatctttttttcccctactgctGTTACTTCGGATCTCATTTTATCATAGAAACTGAAAGAGGTTTAGAGGATTATAAAAGCTTTCAACAGAATTGTAAGGCAGTTTTTGGCTACAAAGCATTTTGGCTTTCCCTGGAACAGTGCTAATTTTTAAGAGGTTATGAAGGAGCTGGGAAACTGGGAAGAAACAGTGTTTATATCAGAGAAGTTCTGTATACAGCTGGCACAATTGCCAGCtcttgtgagctctgagaggaaTAGAACAGGGTTGCATTTTAGCAAGGGACAGCCACTCAAtattacaagaaaaaagaaaggttttgagAATGATACTTCTAGTATTATATCCCAGTTGGAAGACAAGACATAAAAGGTCACTGTCATGATGTATTTGCATTCTAAATTGATCTTAATTGTAAGCCCAAAATAAGACATTTCcagaagttgggttttttcccatacATTGTTTACAACCTTTAAGCTTTGTTGTGCTAAtgagtgagaagctgaaaataaagctgtttccTGTGTAGAAAGCGATACTGGTTGTCTGCCTTTGTAACACaagttgaaaaaaatacatttaaaaataattcaagagaATTAGGGTAGGAATTACATTTTTTGTCTCTTAAATGTTGTAAGTTAGCAAGAACAACACAGGTAAGGAACAGAATGATTGCATTCTCACTTTCTCTGCCATATTTACTCAGGaacatggaaaatacatttttttcatggtAAATTTTCTGTCTTCAGTGAGGGAAATGGGCTCAAGTAAGGCCATTTGCTTGACCTTAATGTCTTGGGTGCAGCTGATAGCAGAAGCAAAATGTCCTGAGTCTGTCTAGTATTTGAATGGGATAGTCCCTGAAATCCAGGTAGCTTAAACACAGGGACTCGTCGTTAAATGAATGGTAAGTAGTGGATCACAAAAACTTAAAAGAGTTGAAATATTCTACTTAGTTCCATGTTACTACAGACACAGTGCGAATGCATGGTTTCAGAGTGTGTCCTAAACCACAAATGTGCACTGAAGTGCAATTTTTCCAGCTGAGGTGAAAAAGGATTAGGTGATGGGTTCCTTTAAATCATCTTGTGCTCAAAGTCTCAAAGTTGAACTGTCTCCTGCCTtgtgttctgtttcttccttcgtataaaatatttttaaatgatttttcacaCAGTACCTCTTTTCTGGTGCCTTAATGATTATTAGAATCattaagggggggagggggacgtgtgtattttaacatttttgggCCCCTTTAAATGTATGAGCTCCTCTTCGAGCTTCCTTAAGAAAGCTTTCAATTGGATGCTTAATTTCAGTCAAGTTGGAATTTTCAAGAGATAGAAAGTGCCAGTTGTGGTGTAGCATTGCTTACTACAGGATAAAGTATAATCTTAGCAGTGATAGTATAAATTCTGTTGTGTGGATGCTATGAGACCACCATATGCTTAAAAGGGGTTAGTAATGTTCTGAGTAGTATTCTCTTATCTTGTTTCCCGTGAAATGTTTTTGTTGGGAGGAAAGGTGAAATACATATTGAAAACTAACAGTTAACTTAATCCATTGCTGTTTAGAGTGTTGATGTTTCCGTGTTGTTTATGtagttttgtttgcatttggtttttctgttgctttttatatTTCACTGGGAAAATATCAGCATGGATTGTTTTGATATGTGGGGGATTTTTAGATGGAAAAGGGATGGAGGAGGGGATTGTGAAATCTGACAACATCCCATTGAGTCCAGATGTGAATCATTGCCAGTCTGTTTTATAACTTTAGATGTATAAAACACATAGTTGAAAACTGATTGTTTTTCTtggcttgaaattatttttaatctaatctTGTTGGACTTGACGATGATGGTTGTGGTTTCTTGCTTAGACTTCTTTTACTTTGTCCTGGGCAACATACTTGTTGGCAAAGCACCCTGAGATTCAACAACGTGTTCATGAGGAAATAGTCAATAAGCTGGGGAAACACCAAGTTCCTCTTGCTCATGATGTCCCAAAATTGCCTTTGATTAGAGCTGTGCTGAAAGAAACCTTGAGGTAAGTAACAGACAACTTcaatcattaattaaaaaaattaattctgtgtaGTTGTAATGGATTTTGAGTCCATGCTAACATTTGTATTTAGTTGTCGTTACTGCTATTTgctgcttctggttttatttattgtaGCAGTATTGTGTCCAAGGATGCCTAAGCAATGAAATATGATAGATTAtataatgtttaatatttttaagtatggTAGAAGTAGTATCATATATGTAGGACATGTCTGTTAATTGAAAGCTTGATTTTTGCCTTATAAGTATTAGTCTGTATGATGGACTGTAACAACCTCCTCCCCCACGCCGGTACTTTGCAGTGCCACTACAATCATTTTAAGCTTCTTGACTTAAATTGAAGGCATGTGACATGCTTTTTTTACGTGTTTATGCCAAGTGTTCACAGTGAGGTGAGGGGAATAAAAGGATTTTAGAGAAGGCATCAGCAAGGCTTTTTCAGTTCCCTGTAGTGCTAAAACATCTCCAGCTTGACCAATTGATTGCATGTTTTTACATgtgtaaagcaaataaatacatagaCCAAATAGCTCAACTTCCAGCTACAAGTAAATAACTTTTTTCAGGTGTTAATCATATTCTTAGAGATGATTCAAGGTCTTTAAATCTCCAAGGTGTTCTGTACTTTTGAAAAACCTTTTTGCTGTGAATGCATATTGCATTTGTATTGTATATTTGTGAATGCAAATTGGAATCTAAACTTTTAAAGTTGTACTAGTTATTACTGCAGAACTTCTCACAAATATTTGTCTCTAGGTTATATCCAGTATTGCCAGGAAATGGAAGAGTGACCCAAAAAGACTTGATTGTTGGAGGATACTTGATACCTAAAGGGGTAGGTTCTGTTGCAGTCCTCTGCAGAGAACAGTTTAATTTTTGTGTATGAAATGCAATTACAACATATATATGCTTCATTGATTTCAAAAGATTTCACCAACCTAGAGCATTAAGAGGAAGGTATTTCCCATAATACCCATTTATATGACAAAAATGGATTTTATAATTGACTTAttgctgttgtttgggtttttttagatttagTCCTCACCTGCTAATCAAATTTACCATCATGGCTTGTTCTTAATATTCTTCAGGGTGGAGTCTATTAATAACATCTTCGTGCAATGctacaatttgtttaaaaaaagcataaatttcATTATTCTTGTGGTTTTCTAATTCTTTGTGTGTTAATTCCCTTTGTAGAAAgagtttaatttcctttttaaattatgaaTCTTTTCTTTATACTATTCAAAGATTACACAGAGATCATGGTAGTGCTGTATGGTTCTATTTTAAATGACAGCACTTCTGTGTTAGAGCAACATGGCTTTAAAACAGTCAGAATTCTTAATTCAATAATATACTTAATGAATATATTAAgtatattatatattataatataatTCATTTAAAACAATTTGAAGATTATTTCATTTGACCAGTTGAGAAAGGGATCTGATTTTCTAGGCatccttttttcttctagaatTACTGAAAGATACTTAGTTTTTATCACCTCATGTTGCAGAAATTACAGTAAttacaaatgcttttttattttttgatgtgtATTGGAGTTagctaaatataaatataatttatttccttaGACGCAGCTGGCACTCTGTCATTATACTACTTCATACAGCGAAGAAAATTTCTCAATGGCAAATGAGTTCCGACCTGAGCGCTGGCTGAGGAAAGATAATTTGGACAGAGTAGACAATTTTGGTTCAATCCCCTTTGGTTATGGCATTCGAAGCTGTATAGGAAAAAGAATTGCAGAGCTGGAAATTCATCTTGCACTGATTCAGGTTAGAACTATGTGACAGcattacaagaagaaaaatatattggtATGATAATTTTCTATGTATACCATTTCTGGATAACTTACAGTGCTCAAAACCTTTGTTTTGGAGTGTTGTCTAGCATACTCATCCTGCAAaggcttaaaaaatgaaaataatcatgcTTGAAGTGTAGCATACTAGTTAAACTACATTGCAGAAGAAAAGGTGTTTATAGTACAAATGAAGTAAAACTAAAGGTAAGACTGTTAAGGAAATCTACGGATTTAGTACAGAAGGTTTTTGTAAGCAAATTGGAAATCTTTCTTAATGTATATTAGAATAGTTACCTGCTCAGTTTCAGTATTTTAGTTACGACGAATTCAGTACTACAAAGGTATAAATAGTATTTATATCCTTTTACTGACCACAGTGTTAAGACAAATAGTAGAATTTTTCCGTATTCTGTGGTTTTCTGTCCCTTCTTGTT from Accipiter gentilis chromosome 1, bAccGen1.1, whole genome shotgun sequence includes these protein-coding regions:
- the LOC126038701 gene encoding cytochrome P450 27C1 isoform X2, producing the protein MSFFTRVSTMKCKQALESERTYFYHAIFVGRFHQLPKLSSSQSLEVQNNSPAAAENKGEEMVADPGRAGELLKPTPHQLGRVKSLQEMPGPNTLYNLYEFFWKDGFGRIHEIQQKHTQEYGKIFKSHFGPQFVVSIADRDMVAQVLRAEGRAPQRANMESWQEYRDLRGRATGLISAEGEQWLKMRSVLRQKILKPKDVAVYSEGVNEVITDLIKRIHTLRSQEDDGETVTNINNLFFKYSMEGVATILYECRLGCLENNVPQQTVEYIEALELMFSMFKTTMYAGAIPKWLRPLIPKPWREFCRSWDGLFKFSQIHVDNKLKAIQSQLDQGEEVNGGLLTYLLVSKELTLEEIYANMTEMLLAGVDTTSFTLSWATYLLAKHPEIQQRVHEEIVNKLGKHQVPLAHDVPKLPLIRAVLKETLRLYPVLPGNGRVTQKDLIVGGYLIPKGTQLALCHYTTSYSEENFSMANEFRPERWLRKDNLDRVDNFGSIPFGYGIRSCIGKRIAELEIHLALIQVRTM
- the LOC126038701 gene encoding cytochrome P450 27C1 isoform X4; this translates as MVAQVLRAEGRAPQRANMESWQEYRDLRGRATGLISAEGEQWLKMRSVLRQKILKPKDVAVYSEGVNEVITDLIKRIHTLRSQEDDGETVTNINNLFFKYSMEGVATILYECRLGCLENNVPQQTVEYIEALELMFSMFKTTMYAGAIPKWLRPLIPKPWREFCRSWDGLFKFSQIHVDNKLKAIQSQLDQGEEVNGGLLTYLLVSKELTLEEIYANMTEMLLAGVDTTSFTLSWATYLLAKHPEIQQRVHEEIVNKLGKHQVPLAHDVPKLPLIRAVLKETLRLYPVLPGNGRVTQKDLIVGGYLIPKGTQLALCHYTTSYSEENFSMANEFRPERWLRKDNLDRVDNFGSIPFGYGIRSCIGKRIAELEIHLALIQLLQNFEIKISPKTKPVHAKTHGLLTPGNSINVRFSDRK